A window of the Tunturibacter empetritectus genome harbors these coding sequences:
- a CDS encoding heavy metal response regulator transcription factor, which translates to MKILVVEDEAKTAKFLKKGLGEAGFVVDVAEDGSEGLHLAQEMHFDIIILDIMLPKLDGWQVLTRLRQQSGRSLVLLLTARDAVHERVRGFELGADDYLVKPFAFSELLARVRSLLRRGPARSQESMRLADLEIDLLRQRAMRGGQRLDLTPKEFLLLSLLARRAGEVLSRTLIAEAVWDMNFDSDTNVVDVNVRRLRGKVDDPFPLKLIHTVRGAGYVLEAE; encoded by the coding sequence ATGAAAATTCTTGTCGTCGAAGATGAAGCTAAAACCGCCAAGTTCCTGAAGAAGGGCCTTGGAGAAGCAGGGTTTGTCGTTGACGTCGCCGAAGACGGATCGGAAGGATTGCACCTCGCGCAGGAGATGCATTTCGATATCATCATTCTCGATATCATGCTCCCAAAGCTGGATGGTTGGCAGGTTTTGACTCGCTTGAGACAACAAAGCGGGCGCTCCCTGGTACTTCTTCTTACCGCTCGCGATGCGGTGCACGAACGGGTACGAGGGTTCGAATTAGGAGCGGACGACTATCTGGTAAAACCGTTCGCTTTTTCCGAATTGCTGGCACGCGTACGATCGTTGCTACGCCGAGGACCGGCGCGTTCGCAGGAAAGTATGCGCTTGGCTGACCTTGAAATCGACTTGTTGCGTCAACGTGCCATGCGAGGCGGTCAGCGGTTGGATCTAACTCCTAAAGAGTTCCTTCTCTTATCGTTGCTGGCAAGGCGCGCAGGTGAGGTGCTGTCGCGAACTCTGATCGCCGAAGCGGTCTGGGACATGAACTTCGACAGCGACACGAATGTCGTAGATGTGAATGTGCGACGGCTACGCGGCAAGGTCGACGATCCTTTCCCGCTTAA
- a CDS encoding TonB-dependent receptor, which produces MEKIRSFFFQSVLVVFTISSLSCVIPAFAQVDRSGLNGTVTDPTGRLLAQTHIVAIEDSTQLRREAASYTDGRFSMPELPVGKYTIIFDHPGFETLTFADVEQVIGRTRTLDAALRVSGGKERVEVSASSELLDRNTAAVTGLIERTQADELPLNGRNWAALTAFVPGAIDTGGSNQRSIRFAGRGLDDSNFTYDGVDVTNIANQTQRAWARLSIPLDAIAEFRVDTLLATAEEGATGGAQLAVTSPSGTNRFHGRLFEYLRNDYFDAPEPSWASNGESQQPLRLNQFGGSLSGPIVHDKTFFYLASEAYRQVWGYPVSGDVPSAAFKAKVPNSSQVYDIVNAYPGAGPNTIVTPYTPANGGPNYADYDLLTCSCRQVVNENSAMLRLDQHVSGKTTAFLRFNYDRSVNTQPVSTTATDLQQRVTTPINGALELLHIFNPSLVNEAKFGYNRSTSNTYNSSETGSVYQIAIAAGPGPGFGIQNYDYNSIYVGNTFSWIDNLTWSHGRQTFKAGVEVRHIQLNQHYGEHGTVTFSTLQALAANQARKASLTGSLPVNDLRKNWIIGYIQDEFKVRPNLTLNLGVRYTVFQLFDEAHGKGNPFDFATCGPQGFCGVGASFGHQNYGDLDPRVGLIWSPAGNRKTVVRAGFGMYHEDGQLDDQNLPAKNEVPSYSVKNVIYPPDPFFTVGTISPNAEQRDRKDSYVEQWDFSVQRELPANFVTTISYLGSHGVHLLETNVVNLIDPTTGIPQYPAFAPAIGWRGSVGASSYNGLSVSVRRPLSNGLLIAANYAYTHEIDNGSNGSGDGDEISPQNALCLACEWASGAWDARHVVNGNAVYQLPFGRGKQMLNQRGAASAIAGNWQLTTTALARTGFPVNVLLPSSYVAPDGNSGTQRPDLVRGVSLTPQGGRSVAHWINPAAFTLPVAGEFGDAPRNFVRGPGTWQIDLGAAKTIALRERAQLEFRSEFYNIFNHPQLGQPQATCDLSSSAPTGCQTGFGSIINTVNLNTAIVSPITPVGSGTPREIQFALRLQF; this is translated from the coding sequence ATGGAAAAAATCCGCTCTTTTTTCTTCCAGTCTGTGCTCGTTGTTTTCACGATCTCTTCTCTCTCTTGTGTGATTCCTGCTTTCGCGCAAGTGGACCGCAGCGGGTTGAACGGCACGGTCACTGATCCGACGGGCAGGCTGCTGGCGCAAACACACATCGTTGCAATAGAGGACTCTACCCAACTCCGGCGTGAAGCGGCGTCGTACACGGATGGAAGATTCAGCATGCCTGAGCTTCCGGTGGGTAAATACACCATCATCTTCGATCACCCCGGCTTTGAGACTCTTACGTTTGCGGATGTGGAGCAGGTCATCGGGAGAACGCGCACTCTGGATGCAGCTTTGCGGGTATCGGGCGGTAAGGAGCGCGTGGAAGTCTCGGCCAGTTCGGAACTGCTAGATCGCAACACCGCCGCGGTGACCGGCCTCATCGAGAGAACCCAGGCCGACGAACTACCACTGAATGGCCGCAACTGGGCCGCGCTGACGGCATTCGTTCCCGGCGCCATCGACACCGGCGGGAGCAATCAGCGGTCGATCCGGTTCGCCGGACGGGGCCTCGACGACAGCAACTTCACCTATGACGGCGTAGACGTGACCAACATCGCGAATCAGACGCAGCGCGCCTGGGCGCGGCTCTCCATTCCGCTGGACGCGATCGCGGAGTTCCGGGTTGACACGCTGCTGGCAACCGCCGAGGAAGGCGCGACCGGTGGCGCCCAACTGGCAGTCACTTCGCCTTCAGGCACAAACCGCTTCCACGGGCGCCTCTTTGAATACTTGCGCAATGACTATTTTGACGCGCCCGAACCGTCCTGGGCCTCTAACGGCGAATCGCAGCAGCCGCTTCGTCTGAATCAGTTCGGCGGATCACTCAGTGGTCCCATCGTGCACGACAAGACCTTTTTTTACCTAGCTTCTGAAGCCTACCGGCAAGTCTGGGGGTATCCGGTGAGCGGCGACGTGCCAAGCGCAGCTTTCAAGGCAAAAGTTCCGAATTCGTCTCAAGTCTATGACATCGTAAACGCCTATCCGGGAGCAGGTCCAAATACGATTGTGACGCCCTACACGCCAGCCAACGGCGGTCCGAACTACGCGGACTACGACCTGCTCACCTGCTCGTGCAGGCAGGTGGTTAACGAGAACTCTGCAATGCTGCGCCTCGATCAGCATGTTTCCGGCAAGACCACCGCATTCCTTCGCTTCAACTACGACCGGTCGGTCAATACGCAGCCGGTTTCGACTACCGCGACGGACTTGCAGCAGAGGGTGACCACGCCGATCAATGGCGCGCTCGAATTGCTCCACATCTTCAATCCCAGCCTGGTGAATGAAGCCAAATTTGGATACAACCGTTCCACCTCCAACACCTATAACTCCAGTGAAACCGGCTCCGTCTATCAGATTGCAATTGCCGCGGGTCCGGGTCCCGGATTTGGCATCCAGAACTACGATTACAACAGCATCTACGTGGGCAACACGTTTTCGTGGATCGACAACTTGACCTGGAGCCATGGCCGGCAAACCTTCAAAGCCGGAGTCGAGGTCCGCCACATTCAATTGAACCAACACTATGGGGAACACGGGACAGTTACGTTTTCCACGCTCCAGGCACTGGCAGCGAACCAGGCGAGAAAAGCAAGTCTGACCGGTTCACTGCCGGTCAACGACTTGCGCAAGAACTGGATTATCGGCTACATCCAGGACGAATTCAAAGTGCGACCCAATCTCACCTTGAACCTTGGCGTGCGGTACACCGTCTTCCAACTGTTTGACGAAGCGCACGGCAAAGGGAACCCCTTCGATTTTGCCACCTGCGGCCCCCAGGGATTCTGCGGAGTGGGCGCCAGCTTTGGTCATCAAAACTACGGCGACCTTGATCCGCGTGTTGGCCTCATCTGGTCCCCTGCCGGGAATAGAAAGACAGTGGTCCGCGCCGGATTCGGGATGTACCACGAAGACGGCCAGCTGGACGATCAGAATCTGCCCGCCAAGAACGAAGTGCCCTCCTACTCGGTGAAGAATGTGATCTATCCGCCCGATCCGTTTTTTACCGTCGGAACCATCTCACCGAATGCCGAACAACGGGACCGCAAGGACAGCTATGTTGAGCAGTGGGACTTCTCCGTGCAGCGGGAACTACCTGCGAACTTCGTGACCACGATCTCCTACCTGGGCAGCCATGGCGTGCATCTGCTGGAGACTAACGTGGTGAACCTGATCGACCCGACTACCGGAATTCCACAATATCCGGCGTTTGCCCCCGCCATTGGCTGGCGCGGGTCAGTCGGCGCGAGCTCGTACAACGGCCTTTCCGTGTCGGTTCGGCGGCCGCTCTCGAACGGGCTCTTGATCGCAGCAAATTACGCCTATACGCACGAGATCGACAACGGCTCGAACGGCAGCGGCGACGGCGACGAGATATCACCGCAAAACGCACTGTGTCTGGCCTGTGAGTGGGCCAGTGGTGCCTGGGACGCTCGCCATGTGGTCAATGGCAACGCCGTCTATCAGCTCCCCTTCGGCCGAGGCAAGCAGATGCTGAACCAACGCGGGGCGGCCAGCGCCATCGCCGGCAACTGGCAGCTGACTACGACGGCGCTCGCTCGCACCGGCTTTCCAGTGAACGTGCTTTTACCCAGCAGCTACGTCGCGCCGGATGGTAACTCGGGCACACAGCGGCCCGACCTGGTCCGAGGCGTCTCGCTCACTCCGCAAGGAGGCAGAAGTGTAGCGCATTGGATTAATCCTGCGGCCTTCACTCTCCCCGTGGCTGGAGAGTTCGGCGACGCGCCCCGGAACTTCGTTCGCGGTCCGGGCACGTGGCAGATCGATCTCGGCGCCGCCAAAACGATTGCACTGCGCGAGCGCGCACAGTTGGAGTTCCGCTCGGAGTTCTACAACATCTTCAATCACCCGCAGTTAGGCCAGCCGCAAGCTACGTGCGACCTTTCGTCGTCAGCTCCAACGGGCTGCCAAACCGGGTTTGGCAGCATCATCAATACGGTGAACTTGAACACGGCGATCGTGTCGCCCATTACCCCTGTCGGCTCGGGAACGCCGCGCGAGATCCAGTTCGCGCTGCGTCTGCAGTTCTAA
- a CDS encoding alkaline phosphatase family protein, whose amino-acid sequence MSRNTFHQNSPLTVNRPRNNSLTAWFGLLSMGLSVSALAQSVPFPTYTVGPQPDGSYVVSDGTIITPAGTQVDLGIRVRAKAVALNPDTKTHTAAVLTMGTSPSNGNGAVEIFDTKTGAVLQSYSSLAGTDSSGSHAGITYTPDGKYLLFSQDSSYVAIAKVDAKTGKLSDYAHVSVPIDGSLYKIEGMPFDYKLNTVTCPPSSAPGTDGSFAHYCSHTVGTNPSSYPLGIAVSPDGKTAYSVLDVNDTLTKIDLSAETPTEGAQIRVGNVPHSVVISPDGKTAYVSNEAGRIAKESDPRQYSDGTPVVADDVTGSTSTGTVSVVDLSTFKVTNTISTGLHPTGMAFWGNYLVVANTYDDTISIIDTVVNQVVRTIDVGLPIRVPGEKKAAYGAGPNSIAIDSNQSIAYVALYNANTIAVVDLNSVSRDAILGMIPTAYAPSSVVLDKKNGTLIVANDKGIGSKGIPPQNSLGTTHGVTSYNTHQDLGTVSIIPLPSVGTLADWTNQVYQNNHWDLTRNIRTAADGDSHVKATVIPRNIGDPSLIKHVFLIIRENRTYDQILGDVVGGNGDPTLAVFGAGVTPNAHALVKRFPLLDNFYDPSRQSADGHNWIVQAMAPYSDDIQSPDWVRDYPSNGGDAIAYQKKGHLWDQAVKAGISFKNFGEYIEWNSFSVAGCTATSSAGTLYPRIHGFTGSCHPTWSQFYADTQAYESKKEPELKYYDTIDSYSPLPNLIKNTVKNYPQFDLDIPDQYRVDIWEQDFQKDVKAGTVPQLSIMWISSDHTGGPPTAVAMQADNDLALGRFVDIISHSSVWASSAVFVEEDDAQDGVDHVDGHRSPGYVFSPYVRQDGVVDSTAYTQVNMTRTIEQILGLKPMNQFDLVASPMKTIFTDDPDSDNFKPWNHVPNLIPLDQGVSPAVALKDESPAAKVLRVGWMKKKAQIFAGKHTKPDSEDPDTVNHLTWYEATGFIRPYPGEAKVRPASDFKNRKAPAGDKDDDGE is encoded by the coding sequence ATGTCTCGAAACACGTTCCACCAGAACTCACCACTTACTGTCAACAGACCCCGCAACAATAGCCTGACGGCATGGTTCGGACTGCTGTCGATGGGTCTTAGCGTCTCGGCGCTCGCGCAATCCGTACCGTTTCCGACCTACACCGTCGGCCCTCAGCCGGATGGCTCCTATGTCGTCAGCGATGGCACGATCATCACGCCCGCCGGCACCCAGGTCGATCTGGGCATCCGGGTCCGCGCCAAAGCCGTTGCGCTCAACCCGGACACGAAGACTCATACCGCCGCCGTTCTTACCATGGGAACGTCGCCGTCCAACGGTAACGGAGCCGTTGAGATCTTCGACACCAAAACCGGGGCTGTCCTACAGAGCTACAGCAGCCTCGCCGGGACCGATTCGAGCGGCAGCCATGCCGGCATCACCTATACCCCGGACGGCAAGTACCTGCTCTTCAGCCAGGACAGCAGCTACGTCGCTATCGCCAAAGTCGATGCGAAGACGGGCAAGCTCTCTGACTACGCCCACGTCAGTGTTCCCATCGACGGCAGCCTCTACAAAATCGAAGGAATGCCGTTCGACTACAAGCTCAACACCGTCACTTGCCCCCCCAGCAGCGCTCCGGGAACCGATGGCAGCTTCGCCCACTACTGCAGCCACACGGTTGGGACTAACCCTTCCTCGTATCCCCTCGGCATCGCCGTCTCTCCCGACGGAAAGACCGCATATTCCGTGCTCGACGTGAACGACACACTAACCAAAATTGACCTGTCTGCAGAGACACCGACTGAGGGTGCCCAGATCCGCGTCGGCAACGTCCCGCACAGTGTCGTGATCTCACCCGATGGCAAGACCGCCTACGTCTCCAACGAAGCCGGCCGGATCGCGAAAGAGAGCGATCCGCGGCAATATTCTGATGGCACTCCGGTTGTAGCCGATGACGTCACTGGCTCCACGTCCACCGGCACCGTTTCGGTAGTCGATCTGTCCACCTTTAAAGTCACCAACACCATCTCCACTGGTCTGCACCCAACCGGCATGGCCTTCTGGGGCAATTACCTGGTAGTCGCCAATACCTACGACGACACCATCTCCATCATCGACACGGTAGTCAACCAAGTAGTTCGCACGATCGACGTTGGGCTTCCCATCCGAGTGCCAGGCGAGAAGAAAGCCGCCTACGGTGCTGGACCGAACTCAATTGCCATCGATTCCAACCAGAGCATTGCCTATGTTGCGCTGTACAACGCGAATACGATTGCTGTGGTCGACCTCAACAGCGTATCGAGGGACGCTATTCTTGGAATGATCCCGACTGCGTATGCGCCAAGCTCAGTCGTGCTAGACAAAAAGAACGGCACCCTGATCGTTGCCAACGACAAGGGCATAGGCTCCAAAGGAATTCCCCCGCAAAATTCGCTCGGAACTACTCACGGCGTCACCAGCTATAACACTCACCAGGACCTTGGAACGGTTAGCATCATCCCACTGCCTAGTGTCGGCACGTTGGCGGACTGGACCAATCAGGTCTATCAAAACAATCACTGGGACCTGACCCGGAATATCCGGACTGCCGCCGACGGCGATTCGCACGTCAAAGCAACTGTAATCCCGAGGAACATCGGGGACCCATCGTTGATCAAACACGTATTCCTGATCATTCGTGAAAACCGCACCTACGACCAGATTCTGGGCGACGTTGTCGGCGGCAATGGCGATCCCACCCTGGCAGTCTTCGGCGCTGGCGTCACACCTAACGCGCACGCTCTGGTAAAGCGTTTCCCGCTCCTCGATAACTTCTACGACCCCAGCCGCCAATCAGCGGACGGTCACAACTGGATCGTCCAGGCCATGGCGCCCTACTCCGACGACATCCAGTCGCCTGACTGGGTCCGTGATTATCCCTCCAACGGCGGCGATGCGATTGCCTACCAGAAGAAGGGCCACCTCTGGGATCAGGCGGTCAAGGCCGGCATTAGCTTCAAGAACTTCGGGGAATACATCGAGTGGAATTCTTTTAGTGTTGCGGGTTGCACTGCGACTTCAAGTGCCGGGACTCTGTATCCACGTATTCATGGGTTCACCGGTAGTTGCCACCCGACCTGGAGCCAGTTCTATGCAGACACGCAAGCATATGAATCTAAAAAGGAACCTGAACTCAAGTACTACGACACGATTGATTCCTACTCCCCACTTCCGAACCTGATCAAAAACACGGTCAAGAACTATCCTCAGTTCGATTTGGACATTCCCGACCAGTACCGCGTCGATATCTGGGAGCAGGACTTCCAAAAGGATGTGAAAGCGGGGACCGTACCTCAGTTGTCCATTATGTGGATCAGCTCCGACCATACCGGTGGCCCCCCGACCGCGGTGGCCATGCAGGCCGATAACGACCTCGCGCTTGGGCGCTTCGTTGATATCATCAGCCACAGCTCGGTATGGGCTTCATCAGCAGTCTTCGTCGAAGAGGACGATGCTCAGGACGGCGTGGACCACGTTGATGGTCACCGCAGCCCGGGATACGTCTTTAGCCCATACGTAAGGCAGGACGGAGTGGTTGACTCCACTGCCTACACCCAGGTCAACATGACCCGCACCATCGAGCAGATCCTCGGTCTGAAGCCGATGAATCAGTTCGACCTCGTAGCCTCGCCGATGAAGACAATCTTCACTGACGATCCTGATTCAGATAACTTCAAGCCATGGAATCACGTGCCGAACCTTATCCCCTTGGATCAGGGCGTCAGCCCGGCTGTGGCGCTCAAGGACGAAAGTCCTGCGGCCAAGGTTCTGAGGGTCGGTTGGATGAAGAAGAAGGCCCAGATCTTCGCCGGCAAGCACACGAAGCCGGACTCTGAGGATCCGGACACCGTCAACCACCTCACCTGGTACGAGGCCACCGGATTTATCCGGCCCTATCCTGGCGAGGCGAAAGTTCGGCCGGCGAGTGACTTCAAGAACCGTAAGGCACCCGCAGGAGACAAGGACGACGACGGAGAATAA
- a CDS encoding esterase, with product MIRLHARGPQSIFAASLLFASLGIFSTAIQAQQPAASAARPTAPVPLVPAPAATPEVHDDGSVVFRLAAPNAQSVGLDLEGVKGALPMIKGADGMWTTTVPGLAPEYYSYSFTVDGTKVLDPHNTLIKTSFFSNDNVALVPGHPPMPWEDADVPHGEVHHHYYRSDVVGINSQYFVYTPPGFDPRSTKKYPVLYLLHGYSDEPTAWTFMGRANIILDNLIATGKAKPMIVVMPWGYGDMSIIKQGWAAWRDPAVLISNFTKFGTALYTEVMPRVKVEYPLSEKREDHAIAGLSMGGAETLLVGLNHTDDFAWIGAFSAGGVGSDHFEPLFPAITAKTGAQVQSKLKLLWISCGTEDGLYDPNQKFIAWLKSNGMTPMAVSTPGMHAWMVWRDNLSKFVPLLFQVK from the coding sequence ATGATTCGTCTGCACGCCAGAGGTCCGCAATCCATTTTCGCGGCTTCATTGTTATTTGCATCCCTTGGCATTTTTTCCACCGCCATCCAGGCTCAGCAGCCTGCAGCTTCGGCCGCGCGTCCAACAGCGCCAGTGCCGTTGGTTCCTGCGCCCGCTGCAACTCCTGAGGTTCACGATGATGGGTCGGTGGTCTTCCGGCTGGCCGCGCCGAATGCACAGAGCGTTGGACTGGATCTCGAAGGCGTAAAGGGCGCTCTTCCCATGATCAAAGGAGCCGATGGAATGTGGACGACAACAGTTCCAGGGTTGGCGCCAGAATATTACAGCTATTCCTTCACGGTAGATGGAACGAAGGTTCTCGATCCGCACAATACCTTGATCAAAACCAGCTTCTTCAGCAACGACAATGTCGCCCTCGTGCCCGGCCATCCTCCTATGCCCTGGGAAGATGCGGACGTGCCGCACGGAGAGGTGCACCACCATTACTACCGTTCCGATGTGGTCGGTATCAACAGCCAGTATTTCGTCTATACGCCGCCGGGATTTGATCCGCGCAGCACGAAGAAGTATCCAGTGCTCTACCTGCTGCACGGTTACAGTGATGAGCCCACGGCCTGGACGTTTATGGGCAGGGCAAACATCATCCTCGACAACCTGATCGCCACTGGCAAAGCGAAGCCAATGATAGTTGTGATGCCGTGGGGCTACGGCGACATGTCCATCATCAAACAGGGGTGGGCGGCCTGGCGCGACCCCGCCGTGTTGATAAGCAACTTCACGAAGTTCGGGACGGCGCTGTATACCGAGGTGATGCCTCGCGTGAAAGTCGAGTATCCGCTCTCGGAAAAACGCGAAGACCATGCTATCGCCGGCCTCTCGATGGGCGGCGCCGAGACCCTGCTGGTGGGACTGAATCATACTGACGACTTCGCCTGGATCGGTGCCTTTAGCGCGGGCGGAGTCGGAAGCGATCACTTCGAGCCGTTGTTTCCGGCTATAACCGCGAAGACCGGCGCGCAGGTGCAATCAAAATTGAAGTTGCTATGGATCTCCTGCGGAACCGAGGACGGCCTGTACGATCCCAACCAGAAGTTCATCGCCTGGCTCAAAAGCAACGGGATGACGCCGATGGCTGTCTCCACACCCGGCATGCACGCCTGGATGGTCTGGAGGGACAACCTAAGCAAGTTCGTTCCGCTATTGTTTCAAGTGAAGTGA
- a CDS encoding TetR/AcrR family transcriptional regulator gives MKKAVSSVRRKPGRPLGFDREAALHQAMLLFWRHGYEATSVNDLTAAMGITPPSLYTAFGDKKQLFLEALRCYLSGPVTSESIIDEAPTARDAAAGLLQASATGFTGKSTPTGCLLASSAISCSPAAADVQKALAEIRINIEKRLRKKITSDRTMSKLRHTADADALAGHVMAVIQGMSTLARDGATKEKLSAIASTAMLAWPGNSAMSDFS, from the coding sequence ATGAAAAAGGCTGTGAGTTCAGTGAGACGCAAGCCAGGACGACCTCTGGGCTTTGACCGCGAAGCCGCACTGCATCAGGCGATGCTGCTGTTCTGGCGGCACGGATACGAAGCTACTTCGGTCAATGATCTAACCGCCGCCATGGGAATTACGCCGCCTAGCCTCTATACCGCGTTCGGAGACAAGAAGCAGCTTTTTCTTGAAGCGCTTCGGTGTTATCTTTCCGGCCCGGTCACCTCCGAGTCAATCATCGATGAGGCACCAACTGCGCGCGATGCGGCGGCTGGCTTGCTACAGGCTTCAGCGACGGGATTTACCGGGAAAAGCACTCCAACGGGATGTTTGCTGGCGAGTTCGGCGATCAGCTGCTCACCTGCGGCTGCCGACGTGCAGAAAGCATTGGCAGAGATTCGTATCAACATCGAAAAGCGCCTGCGGAAGAAAATCACCAGCGATCGAACGATGAGCAAGCTCAGGCACACGGCCGATGCAGACGCACTGGCGGGTCACGTTATGGCAGTAATCCAGGGAATGTCCACCTTGGCTCGCGACGGTGCCACGAAGGAAAAACTCTCAGCTATAGCTTCTACGGCTATGCTGGCGTGGCCAGGTAATTCAGCGATGAGCGACTTCTCGTAG
- a CDS encoding RNA polymerase sigma factor codes for MQAGTIVGNLVSAIGITTEDVALIADLKAGSEEAFAVLIAQYHQPLYSLIARSLNDPADASDITQEVFIKVFRSIRGFHGEASLRTWLYRIALHEASNQRRWWSRHKKQEITIDSSFESDPDAENSHLSLASTLADQSGSPFDHAAQAEVRERVEAALRQIPEAFRTVVILREIEGFAYEEIAEILNVNLGTVKSRLTRGRSALRAILNPDGVIAAANSASSSASSTDPQTSKLEVAQ; via the coding sequence ATGCAGGCGGGCACGATAGTGGGCAATCTAGTCAGTGCGATTGGCATCACAACAGAAGACGTCGCTCTCATCGCTGACCTCAAGGCCGGCTCCGAGGAGGCGTTCGCTGTGCTCATCGCGCAGTACCATCAGCCCCTCTATTCGCTCATCGCACGCAGCCTCAACGACCCCGCCGACGCCTCAGACATCACCCAGGAAGTCTTCATCAAGGTATTCCGCAGCATTCGCGGCTTTCACGGCGAGGCCAGCCTGCGCACTTGGCTCTATCGCATCGCGCTCCACGAGGCCTCCAACCAGAGACGATGGTGGTCCCGACACAAGAAGCAGGAGATCACCATCGACTCCTCCTTCGAATCCGATCCCGATGCGGAAAACAGTCACCTCAGCCTCGCATCAACACTCGCAGATCAGTCCGGCTCTCCCTTCGACCACGCCGCCCAAGCCGAAGTTCGCGAGCGCGTCGAAGCTGCTCTCCGCCAGATCCCCGAGGCCTTTCGCACTGTAGTCATCCTGCGCGAGATCGAAGGCTTCGCCTATGAAGAGATTGCCGAAATCCTCAACGTCAACCTTGGCACCGTCAAGTCGCGACTCACCCGGGGCCGCTCCGCCCTTCGCGCAATCCTGAACCCCGACGGCGTCATCGCCGCAGCTAATTCTGCATCTTCTTCTGCATCTTCCACTGACCCTCAAACGTCCAAGCTTGAGGTGGCCCAATGA